TTCATTTCTTGCAGTCAGAATTTCAAAATTGCCAAAGCGAATAAATGTTGGTGCTACTCTACAAACAATTGCTCCTTTTTCATAATCAGGATTTCCATCATACATAATATCTCGCAAAACCATATCGCCACTCAAAGCTAATGACAATGCTCTTGTTGTAGGAACACCTAAATGAAACATGACTTCGCTACACAAATATTCTCTAATAGAACTTCTAAGCACAGCCAAACCATCTGCATTTCTACTATATGGTGTTTTTCCTGCTCCTTTTAATTGTACTGCCCATTGTTTGTTTTGATGATTGATTTCAAATAGATTAATAGCTCTTCCATCTCCAAGCTGACCAGCCCAATGTCCAAATTGATGTCCACCATAACACATAGCATAAGGTTTGGTATTGGAATAAATTTTATTGCCTGTAAAAATTAATTTAAAATCATTTGTTTTAATTTCACTTTGGTTAATTCCTAATAAGTCTGCAACTGATGTAGCGTAGTGAATAATCTGCGGATTAGAACATGGTGTTGGATTTACAAATGAAAAGAATGCATTGCTCACTATTCTAATACTGTTTTCTGTATTGGTATCGGCTGGTAGTAGTTTATTAAATGTATCGTTAATGTTTAATTGCATGTTAAATCATAAATATAAATGAAACAAAGCAATGTTGTAATATGTTTAGTTAACTATAATTTTTATAGAATATTATATCTTTGCAGTCTGTGAGTAAGCAAAAAGAGCCAACCGCTATTGTAAACAAAAAAGCTTTGTTTAACTACGAAAAATTAGATTCGTACAATGCTGGTATTATACTTGGTGGTACAGAAGTAAAAGCTGTAAGAGAAGGAAAGGTAAATTTATCGGACAGTTATTGTTTTTTTAGAGCTGGTGAATTATGGATTAAGAATTTACATATTTCTGAATATAAGTTTGGTTCATATACCAATCATGAACCATTGCGATTGCGAAAGTTGTTGTTGCAAAAACGAGAGTTAAAAAGACTTCAAGCTAAAATAAAAGAAAAAGGTTTAACAATTATTCCATATAAATTATATTTTAATGAACGAAGCATTGTTAAAATTGAAATATTTTTAGCTAAAGGTAAAAAAGTATACGACAAGCGAGAATCGTTAAAAGCCAAAGACCAAAAACGAGACATAGAAAGAGTTAAAAAGAGATTCTCGTAAATTATTTTATTAATTTTTAAATAATGTTATTTTTTAATATTACTATAATAAACCAATATCATCTAATTCAAAATATTGTTTATATTTGAGCCGTTTAGGAAAAAATTGTTCCTATTTCTTTTATTGTTAATAATTAAAAATACAATTACAATTGAAAAAACTATTAATGATTCCTGGTCCGATAGAGTTTGAAAACGAAGTTTTACAATCTATGGCAAGACCTACATTAGGTCATACCGATCCTGATTTTATAACTATTTTTGCGAATAGTTTGAAACTATTTAAAGCAGTATGTCAAACCAATTTAGGACAGGCATTTATTATTGCTGGAACTGGAACATTTGCAATGGAAATGGCTATCGCTAATCTTATAGAAAAAGGAGATGAAGTTCTTGTAATTTCTACAGGTTATTTTGGTTTACGCTATGCTGAAATGCTTAAAAGATATGGTGCTAATGTAGATATTCTTGAAGCAGCAATGGGAAATATTGTACCAATGAAAGACATTGAAGCTCAATTAAAAACTAAAAACTATAAGCTCTTAACTTTTACACATGTTGATACCTCTACTGCGGTTCTAAACGATGCACAAGCTATTGGAGCTTTATGTAAAAAATATAATGTACTAAGTGTTCTTGATGGTGTTTGCTCTGTAGCTGGAGAAGAAATTAAGCAAGATGAATGGGAAATAGATGTTGTGCTCACTGCTTCTCAAAAAGCAATAGGCGTACCTCCAGGTCTTGCCTTGTTATCTGTTTCGCCTAAAGCTATAGAAGTGTTTAATCAGCGACAAAGTCTTGTACCAAACTACTACGCCGATTGGTCGAATTGGTTGCCTATTATGAAAGCATATGAAAATAAACAAGCGGCTTACTTTGCTACGCCTCCTGTGAACCTTATTTTTGCTTTAGAAGAGAGTTTGAATATAATATTGAAAGAAGGTTTAGATGTTCGTTTTAAAAGGCATAAAGAAAATGGAGCTGAAATGCGAGCAGCTCTTAGAAATCTTGGTTTAA
Above is a genomic segment from Chitinophagales bacterium containing:
- the smpB gene encoding SsrA-binding protein SmpB is translated as MSKQKEPTAIVNKKALFNYEKLDSYNAGIILGGTEVKAVREGKVNLSDSYCFFRAGELWIKNLHISEYKFGSYTNHEPLRLRKLLLQKRELKRLQAKIKEKGLTIIPYKLYFNERSIVKIEIFLAKGKKVYDKRESLKAKDQKRDIERVKKRFS
- a CDS encoding alanine--glyoxylate aminotransferase family protein, which encodes MIPGPIEFENEVLQSMARPTLGHTDPDFITIFANSLKLFKAVCQTNLGQAFIIAGTGTFAMEMAIANLIEKGDEVLVISTGYFGLRYAEMLKRYGANVDILEAAMGNIVPMKDIEAQLKTKNYKLLTFTHVDTSTAVLNDAQAIGALCKKYNVLSVLDGVCSVAGEEIKQDEWEIDVVLTASQKAIGVPPGLALLSVSPKAIEVFNQRQSLVPNYYADWSNWLPIMKAYENKQAAYFATPPVNLIFALEESLNIILKEGLDVRFKRHKENGAEMRAALRNLGLKMIPKSEAVSANTLSAVFYPDNIDASILKLINEKGVVLAGGLLPDIKQQYFRIGHMGSTSNNELSITIKAITSALEESGFNN